The Carassius gibelio isolate Cgi1373 ecotype wild population from Czech Republic chromosome B14, carGib1.2-hapl.c, whole genome shotgun sequence genome has a segment encoding these proteins:
- the ccdc160 gene encoding coiled-coil domain-containing protein 160 homolog encodes MEMNYQDESSSRDDTHWVEELFPPRFTFQNLLENQTNANKPCSSSMKPPSAFSTDIDEPHRSHRRDIYLKALKEVQQTERLHKKEALEKIIIRPVDEGETTENPKDQSETAGQRCIWNERDITKLRAGFEEVERDRWRLKRQLSCSEEQLKAEHHERMKLEGLVEKLEEQLSLSKKRAARQALMINDLKSESQKMNAQLHKLTIKVRETEEEADRWKTSLRKAKEDVQQITQERSNLAWELERAQAQLKSEGDRLEKAAQIEKEAVLLRLQREVEQTRSDLCAERESHAQSRTALQLLRRHFSSQ; translated from the coding sequence ATGGAAATGAATTATCAAGACGAGTCCAGCTCCAGAGATGACACCCATTGGGTGGAGGAACTCTTCCCCCCTCGTTTCACTTTCCAAAACCTGCTGGAAAACCAGACCAACGCAAACAAACCATGCAGCAGCTCAATGAAACCACCTTCAGCCTTCTCCACAGACATAGATGAACCCCACAGGAGCCACAGAAGGGACATATACCTGAAAGCTTTGAAAGAGGTTCAGCAAACTGAGCGACTGCACAAAAAGGAGGCCCTAGAGAAGATAATTATTAGGCCTGTTGATGAAGGAGAGACCACAGAAAATCCTAAAGACCAGAGCGAGACTGCAGGACAGAGGTGCATTTGGAATGAGAGGGACATCACCAAACTGCGGGCTGGTTTTGAAGAAGTAGAGAGGGACAGATGGAGACTAAAGCGACAGCTCAGTTGTTCAGAGGAGCAGCTTAAAGCAGAACATCATGAAAGGATGAAGCTGGAAGGCCTGGTGGAGAAGCTGGAGGAACAGTTAAGCCTTTCCAAAAAAAGGGCTGCGCGTCAGGCCCTCATGATAAACGATCTGAAGTCAGAGAGCCAAAAAATGAACGCTCAGTTACATAAGCTGACGATAAAGGTCAGGGAAACAGAAGAAGAGGCAGACAGGTGGAAGACAAGTCTGAGGAAAGCAAAAGAGGACGTGCAGCAGATCACACAGGAGCGCTCCAACCTCGCATGGGAACTGGAAAGAGCGCAGGCGCAATTGAAATCTGAAGGAGACAGACTGGAAAAAGCAGCTCAGATAGAGAAAGAGGCTGTGCTCCTGAGGCTTCAGAGAGAGGTGGAGCAGACCCGATCCGATCTGtgcgcagagagagagagtcatgcACAGAGCCGCACAGCCCTCCAGCTCTTACGCAGACACTTTAGCAGCCAATaa